ATAGGGGCACAACAATAAATTCCCTGTGCTTTTGCATTGTCTGCCATATCTCCCTTACCCTTACCGCTTGCTTCCACCCATCATCCCCATCATTTTCATCATGCCCTGCATATCCATATTACAAGATTTCATCATCTCCCCGCACAGCGGCATCATCTCAGTCATCATTTTCTGTGGATTTTTACCGAATATCTCGCAAAAAGAGGGCATTACCGACTTCATAAAAGCCATTTTTTCTTCATCTGTCAACTTGTTGAATTTTTCCTTAAGTTCGTCTGTTGTTGTCATGATTTTCCTCCCCAGAGCAGGTTTCTTTTGTCTTTTCACAGTCAGGCATGGTTTTGTCACTGCCTGTTTCTGCTCATTATTCCTACAATCGCCTCATGCCTCTGGCTTCAATAAACCCCCCCTGTTCCGCTGCTTTGCTGTACCACTTTAGTGCTTCATTATGGTCCTGAGATACTCCTTTTCCCTTATCGTACATAACGCCAAGATTATATTGTGCGACAGCAAACCCCTGTTCCGCTGCCTTCTGATACCATTTTATTGCTTCGCTGTAATCCTGGGTTACGCCTCTGCCATTATCGTATATAAAACCAATATTGAATTGCGCTTCGGCAAGCCCCTGTTCCGCTGCTTTTCGATACCATTTTATTGCTTCGTCGTAGTCTCTGGGTAAGCCCGTACCGCTGTAATACATGTAACCGAGACTGTTTTCCGCTTCGGCAAACCCCTTTTCTGCTGCCTTACGGTACCATTTTATCGCTTCATTATAGTCCCTGGGCACACCCGTACCACTGT
This sequence is a window from Pseudomonadota bacterium. Protein-coding genes within it:
- a CDS encoding tetratricopeptide repeat protein, which translates into the protein LDLARQLSLNSISGLRKAAEQGFAPAQYNLGVMYENGIEVPRDHDEALKWYRKAAEQGLAEAENSLGYMYYSGTGVPRDYNEAIKWYRKAAEKGFAEAENSLGYMYYSGTGLPRDYDEAIKWYRKAAEQGLAEAQFNIGFIYDNGRGVTQDYSEAIKWYQKAAEQGFAVAQYNLGVMYDKGKGVSQDHNEALKWYSKAAEQGGFIEARGMRRL